In a genomic window of Occallatibacter riparius:
- a CDS encoding mechanosensitive ion channel domain-containing protein produces the protein MSNLSPDRSAQKEKNSHFLSRTQVVILGVIGLLLAICVSSAWFTQDSVGKLPSSAGSTKGRGATPKAIVDVSSWQTAEALAQLAYSAEEKDYAEQAERLADHSVDQAFAAAIRVATLSAQNRQLTGDAKAVADRIDQLQLQVAQDQSAVKQLAAARAGTKSGAEDADDTDLQVAKAQLQLDSDELSDAQEDLARATGDERPQIQSELSAHEAQMKSYDNQTQAPGQLAALSVGQYGTLARRVGAWNRQRTRAQLLDQAGKQAESNVRALSAMHNALETKAGAAGNGTAPAQDQASRLARLQSRSIERQLLSIYDDRIQTEQQLANVYKKWGAHLQVQHRIVLHLIFKSLAWVLAMGACMVIAIAVLRRAMEHPLLDVRQRHTLRSILELCIQIIGAVCILLVIFGPPRQLGAMLGLGTAALTVALQDFILAFFGWFILIGKKGMRVGDIVEIDGVGGEVLEIGLMSTTLLETGTLAEQGYPTGRRVTFMNSFAVKHKYFNFSSTSQWMWDQFDVALPSTEKTHLRAEQILGVLTEATAGDVQLAEREWRGARVPGLTDTRALPSVNLRPSGNEFKLQVHYITRASDRFETRNRLYQRVIDLLQMPLDSTTGAQSGSARRS, from the coding sequence ATGAGTAATTTGTCGCCCGACCGTTCGGCCCAGAAGGAAAAGAATTCGCATTTCCTCAGCCGTACCCAGGTTGTGATTCTTGGCGTCATCGGGTTGCTGCTCGCCATCTGTGTTTCATCGGCGTGGTTTACGCAGGATTCAGTGGGGAAGCTCCCGTCCTCAGCGGGAAGCACGAAGGGACGGGGTGCCACGCCCAAGGCGATCGTCGATGTTAGCTCGTGGCAAACTGCCGAAGCCCTGGCGCAACTCGCCTACAGCGCCGAAGAAAAAGACTACGCCGAGCAGGCGGAGCGATTGGCAGATCACTCGGTGGACCAGGCGTTTGCTGCCGCGATTCGCGTAGCCACGCTAAGCGCGCAGAACCGCCAGTTGACAGGCGACGCGAAGGCTGTCGCCGACCGAATTGATCAGTTGCAGCTTCAGGTTGCGCAGGACCAGTCCGCTGTTAAGCAACTCGCTGCAGCCCGGGCCGGTACCAAGTCAGGGGCCGAGGATGCGGACGACACCGATCTTCAGGTGGCGAAAGCGCAGCTTCAGCTCGATTCTGACGAGCTTTCTGACGCGCAGGAGGACCTTGCTCGCGCAACGGGGGATGAGCGGCCTCAGATCCAGAGCGAGTTGTCAGCGCACGAAGCGCAGATGAAAAGCTACGACAACCAGACGCAGGCGCCTGGGCAGCTTGCGGCTTTGTCTGTGGGCCAGTACGGCACGCTTGCTCGCAGAGTGGGTGCGTGGAATCGGCAACGAACACGGGCACAATTGCTTGACCAGGCAGGAAAACAGGCTGAGTCCAACGTCCGCGCACTCTCTGCGATGCACAATGCGCTCGAAACGAAAGCCGGCGCGGCTGGGAATGGGACGGCTCCGGCACAGGATCAGGCCTCCCGGCTTGCACGGCTGCAGAGCCGAAGCATAGAGCGCCAACTGCTCAGCATCTACGACGATCGAATTCAAACCGAGCAGCAGCTTGCGAATGTGTACAAAAAGTGGGGAGCGCATTTGCAGGTCCAGCATCGCATTGTGCTGCATCTCATTTTCAAGTCGCTGGCATGGGTTCTCGCGATGGGAGCCTGCATGGTAATTGCGATTGCCGTGCTCCGGCGCGCCATGGAACACCCGTTGCTGGATGTTCGGCAGCGGCATACGCTTCGGAGCATCCTAGAGCTGTGTATTCAGATCATCGGAGCAGTGTGCATTCTCCTGGTGATCTTTGGTCCGCCTCGACAACTCGGCGCGATGCTGGGCCTTGGGACAGCGGCGCTCACTGTGGCGCTTCAGGATTTCATCCTCGCATTTTTTGGCTGGTTCATTCTCATCGGCAAAAAGGGTATGCGTGTCGGCGACATTGTTGAGATCGATGGCGTCGGTGGAGAGGTTCTGGAGATTGGCTTGATGTCTACCACGCTCCTCGAGACTGGAACGCTGGCCGAGCAGGGATATCCCACCGGACGGCGTGTGACCTTCATGAACAGCTTTGCCGTCAAGCACAAATACTTCAATTTCTCCTCGACGAGCCAATGGATGTGGGACCAGTTCGATGTCGCCCTTCCTTCAACGGAGAAGACGCACCTGCGTGCGGAACAGATTCTGGGTGTACTCACGGAGGCAACGGCTGGGGACGTACAACTCGCTGAACGAGAGTGGCGTGGAGCGCGAGTCCCAGGCCTCACCGACACTCGGGCATTGCCTTCAGTTAACCTTCGTCCTTCGGGGAATGAATTCAAGTTGCAGGTGCATTACATCACGCGCGCCTCCGATCGGTTCGAGACGCGTAATCGCTTGTACCAGCGTGTAATTGACTTGCTGCAGATGCCTCTTGATTCGACCACTGGCGCACAATCAGGATCG
- a CDS encoding ComEA family DNA-binding protein, with protein MHRILAITALLLMVPCATPQAPARAAFTDTASKPSSAEDLVDINHANLEQLLQVPGMTRSWAERIVRYRPYRTKLDLVQNGVMPLDVYKRIRDHIIAHQDKKQ; from the coding sequence GTGCACAGAATCCTGGCGATCACCGCCCTCCTACTCATGGTGCCCTGCGCCACGCCCCAGGCGCCAGCGCGCGCCGCCTTTACGGACACTGCAAGCAAACCGTCGTCAGCGGAGGACCTCGTTGATATCAATCACGCCAACTTGGAACAGCTCCTCCAGGTCCCCGGAATGACGCGGTCATGGGCCGAGCGCATCGTGCGCTACAGGCCCTACCGGACAAAACTCGACTTGGTGCAGAACGGAGTCATGCCCCTCGATGTTTACAAACGCATCAGGGATCACATCATCGCCCATCAAGATAAGAAGCAGTGA
- a CDS encoding efflux RND transporter permease subunit has translation MFVDFFIHRPVFATVCALMIILGGAVCIPTLPVAMYPTLAPPQVSVVTNYVGANADTVEKAVTIPLEEAINGVEGMRYISSSSTNSGTSEITITFQTGYSLDIAAVDVQNRVAGVQGRLPAAVNQTGISIIKANTNFVFGAGFFSRDPRYQYTNEFISNYLDVYIKDALKRVPGVGDVMIFGERKYAMRVWLDPVRLATRSLTASDVLNALQEQNVEIPAGQLGQPPADTKQAFQIPVRVIGRLSDPAQFDNIIIKNSPNGLVQLKDVGHSVVGAEDYSSMLKYNGMVAMGFGVQQLSNANALDVDAKCRAVLEQLKKSFPPGLEYAIAFDSTTAVGDSIREVLITLGEAIAIVIVVIFLFLLDWRATIIPAATIPVSLIGTFAFVKLFGFSVNTLTLFGITLATGLVVDDAIVVIENVQRHIHLEHSDPHEATSRAMSEVTSAVIATSLVLIAVFVPVSFFPGTTGILYRQFSLTIAFSIAISAFNALTLSPALSALFLRGEEERPHQLDFLHIRPLSRMFAAFIHGADATIDWMGKTYARSIHYALRLRYLLLLLFFVGIGATIWMYKQVPTGFIPQEDQGFLMVIVQAPPGSSMQYTSNLADIAGGIIAQDKDIAGAFSVIGFSFAGNASNAGMMFISTTPSDKRLGKGHATADIVARINPKLQMLMFAPNGGIVQMIQPPAVQGVGSLGGFQFMLQDQGKNTLSDLDRVAHTLVGASRARGDIRDLFTGFSANDPQVLVTIDRVKAKAMNIPLSQITSTLSVFMGSAYVNDFDFNNRTYRVYVQADQPFRMSAANLHNFYVRSDSGQMVALDNLVTVANSSGPPVISHYNLFRSVEIDGNAAPGYSSGQAIAGMEDLAKKVMLPGMTYQWTGLTLDEIESSGKALVIFGLGILVVYLTLSAQYESFALPFIILLAVPMAVLGALGLVSFRGYSNDVYCQIGLVMLIGLSAKNSILIVEFAEQLRAKGRSIAEAAIEAGELRLRPILMTSFAFILGILPLVFATGAGSLGRRSVGTTIVGGMVLSTVLNLFFIPTLYVILSTLLGSKTRSTTKKMAHA, from the coding sequence TTGTTTGTAGATTTCTTTATTCACCGGCCCGTATTCGCTACAGTGTGCGCGCTAATGATCATTCTTGGGGGCGCGGTTTGTATTCCCACGCTGCCGGTGGCGATGTATCCGACTCTGGCGCCTCCGCAGGTTTCCGTGGTGACCAATTATGTTGGCGCAAATGCCGACACGGTAGAGAAGGCCGTCACCATTCCGCTGGAAGAAGCGATCAACGGTGTGGAGGGCATGCGCTATATCAGTTCCTCAAGCACCAACAGCGGCACCAGCGAGATCACGATCACATTTCAGACCGGCTACAGCCTCGATATCGCCGCCGTCGACGTGCAGAACCGCGTGGCAGGTGTCCAGGGGCGTCTGCCGGCCGCCGTAAACCAGACCGGTATCAGCATCATCAAGGCCAACACAAACTTTGTATTTGGCGCCGGATTTTTCAGTCGCGACCCGCGCTACCAGTACACGAACGAATTCATCTCGAACTACCTCGATGTGTACATCAAAGACGCGCTCAAGCGCGTTCCTGGGGTTGGCGATGTAATGATCTTCGGCGAGCGCAAGTACGCCATGCGGGTATGGCTCGATCCGGTCCGGCTTGCGACGAGGAGTCTCACAGCGAGCGACGTGCTGAATGCCCTGCAGGAACAGAACGTGGAGATTCCCGCAGGTCAGCTGGGTCAGCCTCCTGCTGATACAAAGCAAGCATTTCAGATTCCGGTGCGCGTGATCGGCCGACTCAGCGATCCGGCACAGTTCGACAACATCATCATCAAGAACTCGCCCAACGGTCTGGTTCAGCTCAAGGATGTAGGGCATTCGGTCGTAGGCGCCGAAGACTACAGCTCGATGCTCAAGTACAACGGCATGGTTGCCATGGGCTTCGGCGTTCAGCAGTTGTCCAACGCCAACGCCCTCGACGTGGACGCAAAGTGCAGGGCTGTGCTGGAGCAGTTGAAGAAGAGTTTCCCGCCGGGACTTGAGTATGCCATCGCGTTTGACTCGACCACCGCGGTTGGCGATTCGATCCGGGAGGTGTTGATCACACTTGGCGAGGCCATCGCCATTGTCATCGTGGTGATCTTCCTCTTTCTTCTCGACTGGCGTGCCACGATCATTCCGGCGGCCACAATTCCGGTTTCGCTGATCGGGACATTCGCCTTCGTGAAGCTGTTCGGATTCTCAGTCAACACTCTCACTCTCTTCGGAATCACGCTGGCAACAGGGCTAGTTGTCGACGACGCTATCGTGGTGATTGAAAACGTGCAGCGCCACATCCACCTTGAACACTCTGACCCGCATGAAGCTACTTCGCGCGCCATGAGCGAAGTCACCAGCGCAGTTATCGCCACATCGCTGGTGCTCATCGCGGTGTTCGTTCCGGTATCGTTCTTCCCGGGAACAACGGGCATTCTGTATCGTCAGTTCTCGCTCACCATCGCTTTCTCCATCGCGATCTCGGCGTTCAACGCACTGACACTCTCGCCGGCTCTCTCGGCATTGTTTCTCCGCGGCGAGGAAGAACGCCCACATCAGTTGGATTTCCTTCACATTCGTCCGCTCTCTCGCATGTTTGCCGCTTTCATTCATGGGGCAGACGCGACCATCGATTGGATGGGAAAGACCTATGCGCGCTCGATTCATTACGCGCTGAGGCTGCGCTATCTTTTGCTGCTCCTGTTCTTTGTCGGCATTGGCGCGACCATTTGGATGTACAAGCAGGTTCCGACGGGGTTCATCCCGCAGGAAGACCAAGGGTTCCTCATGGTCATCGTGCAGGCGCCGCCGGGATCATCTATGCAGTACACGAGCAATCTGGCAGATATAGCTGGGGGGATCATTGCCCAGGATAAGGACATCGCCGGAGCGTTTTCCGTGATAGGGTTCAGCTTCGCCGGGAACGCTTCAAACGCCGGGATGATGTTTATTTCCACGACACCCTCAGATAAGCGACTCGGCAAGGGACACGCCACTGCCGACATTGTTGCCCGCATCAATCCCAAGCTCCAGATGCTCATGTTTGCTCCTAATGGCGGCATTGTGCAGATGATTCAGCCTCCCGCTGTTCAGGGAGTGGGAAGTCTCGGCGGGTTCCAGTTCATGCTCCAGGATCAGGGCAAGAACACGCTGTCGGATTTGGACAGGGTCGCCCACACCCTTGTTGGTGCGAGCCGCGCGCGTGGAGACATCCGGGATCTATTCACAGGTTTCTCGGCCAACGATCCCCAGGTCCTTGTAACCATCGATCGCGTGAAGGCGAAGGCAATGAACATTCCCCTCTCGCAGATCACGTCGACGCTGAGCGTTTTCATGGGCTCGGCGTATGTCAACGATTTCGACTTCAATAACCGGACGTACCGCGTCTACGTGCAGGCCGATCAGCCATTCCGCATGAGTGCGGCCAATTTGCACAATTTCTATGTGCGATCTGACTCAGGGCAAATGGTGGCACTCGACAACCTGGTGACGGTCGCCAACAGCTCTGGTCCGCCGGTAATCAGTCACTACAACTTGTTCCGCTCAGTCGAAATCGATGGGAACGCGGCGCCCGGCTACAGTTCGGGGCAAGCTATTGCGGGTATGGAAGACTTGGCGAAGAAGGTGATGCTGCCAGGAATGACATATCAGTGGACCGGCCTCACCCTCGATGAAATTGAATCGAGCGGCAAGGCTCTGGTGATCTTCGGCCTCGGTATTCTCGTCGTGTATTTGACGCTTTCGGCGCAATACGAGAGCTTCGCGCTGCCTTTCATCATTCTGCTTGCGGTTCCAATGGCTGTGCTGGGCGCGTTGGGCCTGGTTTCTTTCCGGGGGTATTCGAACGACGTCTACTGCCAGATCGGTCTTGTGATGCTGATCGGGCTATCGGCGAAGAACTCGATTCTGATTGTGGAGTTCGCCGAGCAGTTGCGCGCGAAAGGCCGCTCCATTGCGGAGGCGGCGATCGAGGCTGGTGAGCTTCGTCTGCGGCCGATCCTGATGACCTCGTTCGCCTTCATTCTGGGCATTCTGCCTCTGGTGTTCGCCACCGGCGCCGGTTCGCTCGGCAGGCGTTCCGTGGGAACGACGATTGTGGGCGGAATGGTACTTTCCACTGTTCTGAACCTGTTCTTCATCCCGACGCTCTACGTGATTCTGAGCACGCTGTTGGGTTCGAAGACGCGAAGCACGACGAAGAAGATGGCGCACGCGTGA
- a CDS encoding efflux RND transporter periplasmic adaptor subunit codes for MLRRLAGIGCVVVALAAVGCKQKAAPVAAQSGMQAMPVQTVAVTMQPVPQSSEYVGTIKSRRSATLQPQVDGRLTGITVKSGDRVKSGQVMMTIDPLHQQASVDTQQATERQKKAMYDYNTAQLDRQKKLFEAGIISRELFDQAQQAYDNSKADYESAVASRKTQEEQLAYYTIRAPFDGIVGDVPVHVGDYVSSTTVLTTVDENKDLEAYIYIPTERAGQLRPGLEVNVMDTNGNQLEKTSIDFISPQVDNSLQGILVKAPVHFGREKLRNSQLVKVQVVWNTAPTAVVPVLAVMRQGGQPFVFVAREQGGKYLAAQTPVTLGDTVGNNYAVTSGLQSGEKVIVSSTQFLTNGAPVILIPG; via the coding sequence GTGTTAAGACGCTTAGCAGGGATTGGTTGTGTTGTTGTGGCACTGGCCGCGGTGGGATGCAAGCAGAAGGCGGCGCCTGTAGCCGCGCAGAGTGGAATGCAGGCCATGCCGGTGCAGACCGTCGCTGTGACGATGCAGCCGGTTCCGCAGAGCAGCGAGTACGTGGGGACGATCAAGTCTCGTCGCAGCGCCACTTTGCAGCCGCAGGTGGATGGCCGGCTGACTGGAATTACTGTCAAGTCGGGCGACCGGGTGAAGTCCGGGCAGGTGATGATGACGATCGATCCGCTGCACCAGCAGGCTTCAGTGGACACGCAGCAGGCGACTGAGCGGCAGAAAAAGGCGATGTACGACTACAACACGGCGCAACTCGATCGGCAGAAGAAACTGTTTGAGGCCGGGATCATCAGCCGTGAGCTTTTCGATCAGGCGCAGCAGGCGTACGACAACTCGAAGGCTGACTATGAGTCGGCTGTGGCCTCGCGCAAGACGCAGGAAGAGCAACTGGCGTACTACACGATTCGCGCGCCCTTCGATGGGATCGTCGGAGACGTTCCCGTGCACGTGGGCGATTATGTTTCGAGTACTACCGTTCTGACGACCGTGGATGAGAACAAAGACCTCGAAGCGTACATCTATATCCCTACGGAGCGCGCCGGGCAACTGCGCCCCGGGCTGGAAGTGAATGTGATGGACACCAACGGCAATCAATTGGAGAAGACATCGATCGACTTCATATCGCCGCAGGTGGACAACTCTCTGCAGGGCATCCTGGTGAAGGCTCCGGTTCATTTCGGGCGGGAGAAGCTGCGCAACTCGCAGTTAGTAAAGGTGCAGGTGGTCTGGAATACGGCTCCGACAGCAGTTGTGCCGGTGCTAGCGGTGATGCGACAGGGTGGGCAGCCGTTCGTCTTTGTAGCGCGTGAGCAGGGCGGGAAGTATCTCGCCGCGCAGACGCCGGTTACCCTTGGTGACACGGTTGGAAACAACTATGCGGTCACCTCCGGGCTGCAATCCGGCGAGAAGGTCATCGTGTCGAGCACGCAATTCCTGACGAACGGAGCGCCGGTCATTCTGATTCCCGGATAA
- a CDS encoding tyrosine-type recombinase/integrase → MFSWFHIMPTGKRVRRKRQVGTLDQYKTEAAAERAVRSWRLAINSNEAHAFSGITVQDLIDHFRLKELDSSGEQGRAWSTRNRYETYLKKWIEPRWGKHELAAIKTPMVEEWLEQLQPMKQVSPAECTEQGRGKKRTPLAPGTKAKIRNIMGVLFNHAMRWEFTDRNPIKGLTRGAGVRQSSKRVSVPDILDISEMQDILAQLLSRDRTLVLLSMVTGLRRGELAGLKWQDIDFENMQIDVQRSVVDQVVGRCKTEASQKPVPIDEYTMGDLFAWFRETPFREPEDWVFATNSSRAGNKRGKQPLWLSTVMRYHIDPVVRNLGIQKRVGWHTFRRTYATLLKANGEDVKVVQELLRHGSSRVTLDIYAQAQMPAKRAAQQKVVEMVRKPATEVTAQPAINCSPKCSAEKLEKIV, encoded by the coding sequence ATGTTCAGTTGGTTTCACATCATGCCTACAGGCAAACGCGTTCGCCGCAAGAGGCAGGTAGGCACCCTTGACCAGTACAAGACCGAAGCTGCTGCCGAACGGGCAGTGCGAAGTTGGCGACTGGCCATCAACTCAAATGAAGCTCATGCATTTAGCGGAATCACCGTGCAGGATCTGATCGATCATTTTCGTCTCAAGGAGCTTGACAGCTCTGGCGAGCAGGGACGGGCGTGGTCCACGCGAAACCGCTACGAGACTTACCTCAAGAAGTGGATCGAACCGAGGTGGGGAAAGCACGAACTTGCTGCAATCAAAACTCCGATGGTGGAGGAATGGTTGGAGCAGCTTCAACCCATGAAACAGGTCTCGCCAGCAGAGTGCACAGAACAAGGACGGGGTAAGAAAAGAACGCCGCTTGCCCCTGGGACGAAGGCCAAGATCCGTAACATCATGGGTGTGCTTTTCAATCACGCAATGCGCTGGGAGTTCACTGATCGAAATCCGATCAAGGGCCTCACGCGAGGAGCCGGTGTTCGCCAAAGCTCCAAGCGAGTCTCTGTGCCTGACATTTTGGACATTTCAGAAATGCAGGACATTCTTGCGCAGCTTCTATCGCGAGACCGGACTCTGGTGTTGTTAAGCATGGTGACAGGGCTTCGTCGTGGTGAACTCGCCGGGCTAAAGTGGCAGGACATCGATTTTGAGAATATGCAAATCGATGTTCAGAGGTCAGTCGTTGACCAGGTTGTTGGTCGATGCAAGACCGAAGCATCGCAGAAGCCCGTGCCCATCGACGAATACACAATGGGTGATCTATTCGCTTGGTTTCGCGAAACGCCATTTCGCGAGCCCGAGGATTGGGTCTTTGCCACGAACAGTAGTCGAGCTGGGAACAAGCGTGGGAAACAGCCGCTGTGGCTTTCAACCGTTATGCGTTACCACATCGATCCTGTTGTACGGAACCTGGGCATTCAAAAGCGAGTCGGTTGGCACACTTTCCGGCGCACTTACGCGACTCTTCTCAAAGCGAACGGGGAGGACGTCAAGGTTGTGCAGGAATTGCTTCGCCACGGATCAAGCAGAGTCACTTTGGACATCTACGCTCAGGCGCAGATGCCGGCAAAACGAGCCGCGCAACAGAAGGTTGTTGAGATGGTGCGTAAGCCAGCAACCGAGGTGACGGCTCAACCGGCGATTAACTGCTCCCCAAAATGCTCCGCAGAAAAACTGGAGAAAATCGTTTAA
- a CDS encoding helix-turn-helix domain-containing protein → MAAERLRSVAVSLEPYVDSTVAGEFLGLHPVTVMRLAREGHLPGHPVRNAKRRQWRFLLSELSKWLARRSGDE, encoded by the coding sequence ATGGCGGCCGAGAGACTCAGAAGCGTGGCAGTGAGCCTTGAACCGTACGTAGATTCAACTGTGGCTGGAGAGTTTTTGGGACTACACCCTGTGACTGTGATGCGGCTCGCACGAGAGGGCCATCTTCCGGGACATCCAGTCCGCAACGCAAAGAGGCGGCAGTGGCGATTCCTCTTGTCGGAGCTGAGCAAATGGCTTGCCCGGCGGTCGGGTGATGAGTAG
- a CDS encoding sigma factor-like helix-turn-helix DNA-binding protein, giving the protein MAATLLHLVDEHGAPAPSQVRVAVESAYRWAIREYRHMDQAVLAGLAESVAVGMCRHLDQIVFPRRYAFAALTGKLQEWYRAHPVVEIAVGPDDLDRVKGPRRKTASVTEMNLLFSEIKARLSERDRQILVLLEQDLGAKEIAQAFNISYAAAAKGIQRARDRMAAILSGTDNEGNEKDEKMPRPRTFNFKIW; this is encoded by the coding sequence ATGGCAGCAACCCTTCTTCATCTGGTCGACGAACACGGTGCCCCTGCCCCTTCTCAAGTACGAGTTGCGGTTGAGAGCGCGTACCGCTGGGCCATCCGGGAATATCGGCATATGGATCAAGCCGTGCTCGCCGGCTTGGCGGAATCGGTGGCCGTAGGGATGTGCCGGCACCTGGACCAGATCGTTTTTCCGAGGCGATACGCGTTCGCGGCATTAACGGGGAAACTGCAAGAGTGGTATCGGGCGCACCCGGTTGTCGAAATCGCAGTTGGACCGGACGACCTGGATCGCGTGAAGGGACCCAGGCGCAAGACTGCTTCTGTCACGGAGATGAACCTGCTGTTTTCCGAGATAAAGGCTCGATTGAGTGAACGTGACCGGCAGATTCTCGTCCTACTCGAACAGGATCTCGGCGCTAAGGAGATCGCCCAGGCGTTCAACATCAGCTATGCGGCCGCCGCAAAAGGCATCCAGCGCGCAAGAGACAGGATGGCGGCGATACTTTCCGGGACCGACAATGAAGGCAACGAAAAAGACGAAAAAATGCCTCGACCACGAACATTTAACTTTAAGATTTGGTGA